A genomic stretch from Brockia lithotrophica includes:
- a CDS encoding asparagine synthetase B family protein — MSFFRRGDEAADMAAMAREKSSSVPFWGVVGHRVSSVPVNFTPPISGNRPPYRDDEGRYLLWFSGELENVESLRKRVKIEPSALSTFGEKEQEVLFLSVWKALGKEGLSQLTGTFVFTLVDLKERLIYLGGDPYGLQTLYYVPAPDALFFATRILPILEISDIKRQGNPDLLYIYLQWGLIPTPGETFFREVYRVPPGFVYIAPLDALESGRLERFVSPSLEEPERVPFQVAKERVRELFFHALAEASGKEERLGVLLSGGVDSSAIVVGLRYLFPQRDVYAVSFVDDELVEEERFVDLAARAGQAHIHKFRIHPDELVADIEDLVRAQEEPFGSTSVYAQFRGFQVARTLGLPVLFSGQGADELLGGYLYLRGLRLASLWRGGKRVEALDFLLRNYRTLTGGKSFFVYVLPQFFPFLIKKDSKRNSWLNLRWFEEHGSSLVELSKKVILRYYQKECVQKENIHNFFVKSLPTLLRYESKNEHYFGIKKRNPYLNKEFVDLIQRLPEEYLVSRDGMTKWIFREAMRGIVPNEILDRKDKMGFATPERQWLLSLSPWVSSLLRGIDQERFPFFQREALLREWDRVQQNKALFDFRVWRWINVILWAKMFDVAFE, encoded by the coding sequence ATGTCATTTTTCAGACGAGGTGATGAGGCGGCTGATATGGCCGCTATGGCGCGGGAAAAGAGTTCTTCCGTGCCCTTTTGGGGTGTTGTGGGACATAGGGTCTCAAGTGTACCTGTGAACTTCACACCGCCCATCTCTGGAAATCGTCCACCCTATCGTGACGACGAGGGAAGGTACCTCCTGTGGTTTTCCGGCGAACTCGAAAATGTGGAGTCCCTACGAAAGAGGGTAAAAATCGAACCTTCTGCCCTTTCGACTTTCGGCGAAAAAGAGCAGGAGGTACTGTTCCTTTCAGTATGGAAGGCTCTAGGGAAAGAGGGGCTTTCTCAACTTACGGGTACGTTTGTGTTTACTCTCGTAGACCTAAAGGAGCGACTCATCTACCTCGGCGGGGATCCTTACGGACTTCAAACGCTCTACTATGTTCCTGCACCAGATGCCCTCTTTTTTGCGACTAGGATCCTTCCGATTTTGGAAATTTCCGATATTAAACGGCAGGGAAACCCGGATCTTTTGTACATTTACCTTCAGTGGGGGCTAATCCCCACTCCCGGAGAAACGTTTTTCAGAGAGGTTTACCGGGTTCCACCCGGTTTTGTGTACATCGCCCCTTTAGACGCTCTCGAAAGCGGCCGACTCGAACGTTTCGTTTCGCCGTCTCTCGAAGAGCCAGAGCGCGTTCCCTTTCAAGTAGCTAAAGAACGAGTCCGTGAACTCTTTTTCCACGCTCTTGCCGAAGCTAGCGGGAAGGAAGAGCGGTTGGGTGTTCTTCTTTCGGGAGGGGTTGATTCTTCGGCTATTGTTGTGGGACTCCGTTACTTATTTCCGCAACGCGATGTTTACGCTGTGAGTTTCGTTGACGATGAGTTAGTCGAGGAGGAACGGTTTGTCGATCTTGCTGCCCGAGCGGGTCAGGCGCATATTCACAAGTTTCGCATTCACCCAGACGAACTTGTCGCTGATATTGAAGACCTTGTTCGTGCGCAAGAAGAACCTTTTGGAAGTACGAGCGTGTACGCGCAGTTTCGTGGATTTCAGGTAGCCCGAACGTTGGGCTTGCCTGTACTTTTCAGCGGGCAAGGTGCGGACGAACTTCTCGGCGGGTACCTCTACCTCCGCGGCTTGCGCCTCGCATCCCTCTGGCGCGGGGGAAAGCGAGTCGAAGCGCTTGACTTTCTTTTGCGGAACTATCGTACCCTCACCGGTGGGAAGAGCTTCTTTGTATATGTTCTTCCCCAATTTTTCCCCTTTTTAATAAAAAAAGATTCGAAGAGAAATTCGTGGTTAAATTTGAGGTGGTTTGAAGAACATGGGTCTTCGCTTGTTGAATTAAGCAAAAAAGTTATACTTAGATACTATCAAAAAGAATGCGTACAAAAAGAAAATATACACAACTTTTTTGTAAAAAGTCTTCCCACTCTTCTACGATACGAGTCAAAAAACGAGCATTATTTTGGTATTAAAAAGCGAAATCCTTACTTAAATAAAGAATTTGTGGATCTTATCCAACGTTTACCCGAGGAATACTTGGTTTCCCGAGACGGTATGACAAAGTGGATATTTCGTGAGGCCATGAGAGGGATCGTCCCAAATGAGATTCTTGATCGAAAAGACAAGATGGGTTTTGCAACGCCGGAACGCCAATGGTTGTTGAGTCTTTCTCCCTGGGTGTCCTCCCTTTTAAGGGGGATTGACCAAGAGCGCTTTCCGTTTTTCCAACGCGAGGCCCTCCTCAGAGAATGGGATCGAGTCCAGCAAAACAA